A genomic segment from Aegilops tauschii subsp. strangulata cultivar AL8/78 chromosome 1, Aet v6.0, whole genome shotgun sequence encodes:
- the LOC123496939 gene encoding small ubiquitin-related modifier 1-like produces the protein MSPPGGGREKVDSKAAVKPQMLTIKVVDQEKVVHHTMRMTDKLKVLMDVWYHKVPNVTYGTSVFLYDGLRVRRNMTPVGLEMEDGDMLDFFEHMDGGAGPFIVGSM, from the coding sequence ATGTCGCCGCCCGGCGGCGGCCGTGAGAAGGTGGACTCGAAGGCGGCGGTGAAGCCCCAAATGTTGACGATCAAGGTGGTGGACCAGGAGAAGGTGGTCCACCACACCATGAGGATGACCGACAAGctcaaggtcctcatggacgtgTGGTACCACAAGGTGCCCAACGTGACATATGGCACCAGCGTCTTCCTCTACGACGGCTTGCGGGTGCGCAGAAATATGACCCCGGTGGGCCTTGAGATGGAGGACGGGGACATGCTTGATTTCTTTGAACATATGGATGGTGGAGCTGGACCATTCATTGTTGGATCTATGTAG